From one Butyricimonas faecihominis genomic stretch:
- a CDS encoding HU family DNA-binding protein: MNKQQIIKAVAEKTDMPRKDIAKVFSSIFETILECLEKEESVRLMNFGSLTVKTYKPRKGYNPSSKIVVQLPERKAIRFKLAKRAALKKLK, encoded by the coding sequence ATGAACAAGCAACAAATAATTAAAGCCGTGGCAGAAAAAACCGATATGCCACGAAAAGACATTGCAAAAGTATTTTCTTCTATTTTCGAGACTATTTTAGAATGCTTGGAAAAAGAAGAATCAGTACGGTTAATGAACTTTGGTAGCCTTACCGTAAAGACTTACAAACCACGAAAAGGCTATAATCCATCTTCGAAAATAGTTGTTCAACTCCCGGAAAGAAAAGCCATCCGTTTTAAATTGGCCAAACGTGCAGCTTTAAAAAAGCTAAAATAA